A region of the Arthrobacter sp. FW306-07-I genome:
TTGGCACTGCCAACTATGAAGCCATCGCCAAGGACCCTCTGTTTTGGAACGCCCTGGCGGTCACCGCGCAGTACGTCCTGATCAACATCGTCCTGCAGACTGCCCTGGCACTCGGGCTGGCGCTGCTGATGCACCGGGTGGCCAAGTCAACCCTGATCCGCGGCGCACTCCTGTTGCCGTACCTCATGGCAAACGTGATCGCCGCCCTTCTCTGGTTCTGGCTCCTCGACTACCAGATCGGCATCGTCAATTACTTCATTGAGGCATTCGGCCTGCCCAAGGTGGCATTCTTCGGCAGCGAGGAATGGGCCATCCCCACCCAGGCCCTGATCAACACCTGGCGGCACATGGGCTACACGGCACTGCTCCTCTTCGCCGGCCTGCAGGCCATCCCCAGCCACGTCTATGAAGTGGCCAACCTGGACGGCGCCTCCCCCTGGCAGACGTTCCGCAAAATCACCATGCCGCTGCTCCGGCCGGTGCTTGCGCTGGTGCTGATCGTCACCGTGATCGGCTCCTTCCAGGTGTTCGACACCGTAGCCGTAACCACCATGGGCGGCCCCGTCAACGCCAGCCGGGTGCTGCAGTTCTACATCTACCAAAAGGCCTTCACGGAATCGGACTTCGGCTACGGCTCCGCCCTGGCAGTCATCCTCTTCGTCATCCTCGCCCTGGTGGCCTTCATCCAGATGAAGTTCCTCAAGGGCAACGAATCAGACCTGGACTAAGGACACTTCCATGACCACCGCAAAAGTCTCCGCACCCGCCCGGGCAACCGCCCGCCGTCGGACGTTTACCTGGCGCCGCGGCGGCGCCTGGCTCCTCGTAGCCCTCGCCGTTGCCGTCTCGGTCCTCCCGTTCTACTGGATCCTCCGGACCGCGCTGTCCACCAACGGGGCCTTGGCCGGCAACGCCACCAACCTGCTCCCTGCAGACTTCAACCTCGGCGCATTCCAGCGCGTTTTCGGCCTGCAGTCCCCGGAAGAGGCCGTGGCCCAGGGCGGATCCGGTGCCCAGATCGACTTCTGGATCTACCTGCGCAACTCCGTCCTGTTCGCCTCCATCACCACTACCGGCGCCGTGTTCTTCAGCGCCATGGCCGCCTACGCGTTTGCCCGGCTGCGGTGGCGGGGACGGAACCTGGTCTTCAGCCTGTTCCTGGCCACCATGATGGTGCCACCGATCTTCACCGCGCTGCCCAACTTCCTGCTCATCAAGAACCTGGGCCTGCTCAACACCATGGTGGGACTGGTGCTCCCCTATATCTTCATGACCCCGTTCGCCATCTTCTTCCTCCGGCAGTTCTTCCTGAACATGTCCCGCGAGGTGGAGGAAGCGGCAATGCTCGACGGCGCCAAGCACCTTCGGATCTTCTTCCAGATCATCCTGCCAAACGCCGCAGCCCCCATCGCCACCCTTGCCCTGCTCACCTTCATCGGCCAGTGGAACGAATACTTCTGGCCCCTCCTGGTGGGCCAGGACGAATCCGTCCGGGTCCTCACGGTGGGCCTGGGCGTCTTCAAGTCGCAGTCGCCGCAGGGCGCCCCCGACTGGTCCGGACTCATGGCGGCCACCCTGGTATCCGCCCTTCCCGTGCTCATCCTGTTCGCCATCTTCGGCAAGAAAATCGTCAATTCCATCGGTTTCTCCGGCATCAAGTAGCAGTAACCCTCCCCACGCAACTCCCCAACACCCTGTCCCGGCACAGGCCATGGCGGCGTGCCCGGAAACACCTTGAAAGGACCTGTAATGAAAATGAACAAAAAAGCGCTCGGCTCCCTGGCAGCAGCCGCTGCCGCAGTACTGGCACTCTCGGCCTGCGGAAGCGGTGGATCCTCGGAAGCCGGCAAGGGCGAAATCAACTACTGGCTCTGGGACGCAAACCAGCTGCCGGCGTACAAGCAGTGCGCCGACGACTTCCACAAGGCCAACCCGGACATCACCGTCAAGGTCACCCAGCGCGGCTGGGACGACTACTGGGGCACCCTCACCAACGGCTTCGTGGCGGGCACCGCCCCTGACGTCTTCACTGACCACCTGGGCAAGTACCCGGAATTCATCAAGAACAAGCAGCTGCTGGCGCTGGATGACGCCGTCAAGAAGGACAACATCGACACCAGCGTCTACAACTCCGGCCTCGCCGACCTGTGGGTGGGACAGGACGGCAAGCGCTACGGACTGCCCAAGGACTGGGACACCATCGCGCTGTTCTACAACACCAAGCTCGCGGCCGACGCCGGCGTCACGCCTGAACAGATGGCCAGCCTCACGTGGAACCCCCAGGACGGCGGCACCTACGAAAAGACCATCGCCCACCTGACCGTGGACAAGAACGGCAAGCGCGGCGACGAACCCGGCTTCGACAAGAACAACGTGGCGGTCTACGGGCTGGGCCTCAACGGCTCCGGCTCCGGACAGGGCCAGACCGAGTGGAGCTACCTGACAGGCACCACCGACTGGACGCACACCGACAAGAACCCCTGGGGCAAGCACTTCAACTACGACGACCCCAAGTTCCAGCAGAGCATCGACTGGTTCGCCGGCCTGGTGGAAAAGGGCTACATGCCCAAGCTCGAAACCACGGTTGGCGCCAGCATGGCTGATACCTTTGCCGCCGGAAAGTCCGTCATCAACGCCAACGGCTCCTGGATGATCGGCCAGTACACCGGCTACAAGGACATCAAGGTGGGCATCGCCCCCACTCCCGTCGGAGTCAACGGCAAGCGCGCCAGCATGTATAACGGCCTGGCGGACTCCGTCTACGCCGGCACCAAGAAGCCTGAAGCCGCCATCAAGTGGGTGGAGTACCTGGGCTCCGCCGCCTGCCAGGACGTGGTCGCCTCCAAGGCCGTCGTCTTCCCCGCCATCAAGACCTCTGCCGACAAGGCCGTTGAAGCCTTCAAGGCCAAGGGCGTGGACGTGACCCCCTTCAGCGAGCAGGTCAAGGACGGCACCACGTTCCTGTACCCGATTGCGGACAACGCCGCCAAGGTTGACGGCATCATGAAGCCGGCCATGGACTCGGTGGTGTCCGGCAAGGCACCAGCCAGCTCCCTCACCCAGGCCAACGACCAGGTCAACGCCCTGTTCAAGTAGCCCTCAGTATGTGGTTGCGTATGTGGTCGCAACCACCGGCCGGATGCCTCCGCTTCCACCTCGCGGCGGCGGCATCCGGCCACCCCTTTCCCTTGCTTTCTCCCGTGCGTAACTTAAGATGCACCCCTTGAACACTGAAAGAGATCCTATGGAACCCCTCAACCTCCGTTCCGCCGGCACCAGCCTGGTGATTAGCTTCGACAGCGGGGAGGCCGAGGTCATCCACTGGGGTGCCGACTTGGGCGACGCCCTGCCGGACCTCGCGATCCTGGCCACGCCCGTGGGGCACTCCTCCATCGACGCCCGCGTCCCTGCCGGCCTCCTTCCCCAAGCCTCTTCCTCCTGGCGCGGCCGCCCGGCCCTGCGCGGCCACCGGATCAGCGACGGCGCGGCCGGCCTTGACTTCTCCTCCCGCCTCCGCGTCACGTCCGTCAGCCCCGAAGGGGCATCGGCCACCATTGAACACGCCGACGCCGACACCGGCATCGGCGTAACAACCTCCCTCACGCTGCACCCCGGCGGGCTGCTGGAACTGCGGCACACCGTCACCAACAACGGCACCACGCCCTTCCAGGTGGACGAATTGGCAACCGTCCTCCCGGTGGGACCGGACGCCGTCGAACTTTTGGACCTGACCGGGCGCTGGTGCCGGGAACGCCACCCGCAGCGGCACCGGATCCAGCAGGGCACCTGGGTACGGACCGGACGGCACGGCCGCACCGGGCACGATTCCTCCCTGCTGTTCGCCGCCGGCACCCAAGGCTTCGGCAACCGGCACGGCAAGGTCTGGGCGACGCACCTGGCCTGGAGCGGCAACCACGAACAGTTTGCGGACACCATCGGTGACGGCCGGACCATGATCGGCGGCTCGGAACTCCTGGGCCCTGCCGAAGTCATCCTGGCAGCGGGCGGCAGCTACACCACGCCCGCCCTGTTCGCCGCCTACTCGGACCGGGGCCTGGACGGTATCACTGAAGCCTTCTACAGCTGGTTCCGCTCCCGCCCGCACCACGTGCTGCCCGCCGCAGCCACCGGGCTGCCCGCCGGCAAACCGCGCCCGGTGGTGCTGAATACCTGGGAGGCTGTGTACTTCGACCACAACCTGGACACCCTGATCGA
Encoded here:
- a CDS encoding ABC transporter substrate-binding protein, translated to MNKKALGSLAAAAAAVLALSACGSGGSSEAGKGEINYWLWDANQLPAYKQCADDFHKANPDITVKVTQRGWDDYWGTLTNGFVAGTAPDVFTDHLGKYPEFIKNKQLLALDDAVKKDNIDTSVYNSGLADLWVGQDGKRYGLPKDWDTIALFYNTKLAADAGVTPEQMASLTWNPQDGGTYEKTIAHLTVDKNGKRGDEPGFDKNNVAVYGLGLNGSGSGQGQTEWSYLTGTTDWTHTDKNPWGKHFNYDDPKFQQSIDWFAGLVEKGYMPKLETTVGASMADTFAAGKSVINANGSWMIGQYTGYKDIKVGIAPTPVGVNGKRASMYNGLADSVYAGTKKPEAAIKWVEYLGSAACQDVVASKAVVFPAIKTSADKAVEAFKAKGVDVTPFSEQVKDGTTFLYPIADNAAKVDGIMKPAMDSVVSGKAPASSLTQANDQVNALFK
- a CDS encoding carbohydrate ABC transporter permease, which gives rise to MTTLTRNASRTEHSVHRPLKRRGQSDLKIALLFIAPAMIGFIVFYLVPTLRGIYLSFTEYSILGDPTWIGTANYEAIAKDPLFWNALAVTAQYVLINIVLQTALALGLALLMHRVAKSTLIRGALLLPYLMANVIAALLWFWLLDYQIGIVNYFIEAFGLPKVAFFGSEEWAIPTQALINTWRHMGYTALLLFAGLQAIPSHVYEVANLDGASPWQTFRKITMPLLRPVLALVLIVTVIGSFQVFDTVAVTTMGGPVNASRVLQFYIYQKAFTESDFGYGSALAVILFVILALVAFIQMKFLKGNESDLD
- a CDS encoding carbohydrate ABC transporter permease, which gives rise to MTTAKVSAPARATARRRTFTWRRGGAWLLVALAVAVSVLPFYWILRTALSTNGALAGNATNLLPADFNLGAFQRVFGLQSPEEAVAQGGSGAQIDFWIYLRNSVLFASITTTGAVFFSAMAAYAFARLRWRGRNLVFSLFLATMMVPPIFTALPNFLLIKNLGLLNTMVGLVLPYIFMTPFAIFFLRQFFLNMSREVEEAAMLDGAKHLRIFFQIILPNAAAPIATLALLTFIGQWNEYFWPLLVGQDESVRVLTVGLGVFKSQSPQGAPDWSGLMAATLVSALPVLILFAIFGKKIVNSIGFSGIK